CCCAGGATAAGCGTTAAAGATGGCAATGACCGTGGGGATTTCTCGCATTACTCTAATTATTCCTGAAGGCATGTCGCTCAAATCAAAAAGAAAGGTTGTAAAAAGCCTTGTGGAAAGATGCCGTAACAGGTTTAACGCTTCCGTTGCAGAAGTGGATGATCATGATCTTTACCAGAAAACCACTCTTGCTATTGCTGTAGTTGGCAAGGATGGACGCACAGTAAATACCATCCTTGATAAAATCACCGAATATGTGGATTCGCTCAAACTGGCGGAAATTATCGACCAGGAAATAGAGCTTATCCATTATTGAGAGGATAAATTATGAGAAAATATCCCCGAAAACTACGGGTTGCTGATTTAATTAAAGAGGAAATAGCAGAAATTCTTCACCGCAAGGTGAAGGATCCTCGCATCCAGGGAATTACCGTTACGGAAGTTCGGATGACGGACGATCTCAAGGAAGCAACTGTTTTCTACTGCGAAACGTTTCATAAAAGTGACCGAGCAGAATTAAAAGTAGCAATGGAAAGTGCCGCTGGATTCATACGCCGTGAATTGGCGGAGCGCATTCATCTGCGATCTATACCAAGACTTTCTTTTGTCTATGATGATTCTTTCGATCACAGCGAGCGAATCGGATGGATTTTGAACTCGCTTAAATCCAAAGACGAACAGGGCCAGTTATGATGTTAACACTCCCTAAAAACCAAGCGCACAATCAACTAAGGTTTGCAATGTCCCAGGATGACGAAGCCAATATTAAAAAAGTAGCTGATGTGCTAGAAAATGGGAAATTTTACCTTCTGGTGACTCATTTCAATCCGGATGGAGACGCAGTTGGATCGATGCTTGCTCTTCAAGCTGTTCTAAAAGGTATGGGGAAAAAAGTTAAAAGCTACTGTGAAAGCGGCATTCCACCAACTTTTCGTTTTCTTGAAGGAGCACAGGAAGTTACTAACGATCCAGAGGAAATTTCCCACCTTGAAGTTGACACAGTGGTGTTTCTTGATTGCGGCTCTATCGACCGAGGTGGCAAAAAGCTATTAAATTTCCTCGACTCGTCAAAACTTGTTGTAAATATAGATCACCACGTCCACGAACATCCATTTGGAGATGTCTTCTGGGTAAAATCATCCGCCAGTAGCACATGCGAAATGCTTTTTGATATTTTCCATTTCATGAATATTTCTCTCACGCCACCTGTATCAACATGTCTTTATACTGGCATCTTAACTGATACGGGATCTTTTCAATTCTCAAACACTTCTCAGAAGGTTCTGGAAATTGCCGCATCATTGGCAAGTTCCGGGGCAGCCCCTCACAAGATAGCCCAGCAGATTTTTGAATCCTGCTCTCCGCAGAAGTTGTTGTTGCTTGGAAAAGTTCTGGAGACTCTTCGCTACCACAAAAACTATTCTATTGCTACCGCTCGACTTACGAGAAAAATGCTAAGCGAAACGGGAGCCAGCGTTCACGATGGTGAAGGTTTTGTTAACATGCTGAGGCAGGTTGCAACCGTTAAAGTAGCTGTGTTGTTCAGAGAAGACGAGAACGGGCTTATCCACGTAGGACTGAGATCAAAGGGATCTGTGGATGTAGCAAGGTTTGCCAGACAATTTGGGGGAGGAGGACACATCAACGCATCAGCCTGCAGAATAGATGGGCAAATCGATCAAGTAGAAGCTGTTATTATTCCTTCACTGGAATCGTATATTGACGAGAGTGAGCAGAGCGAGGGCAAATGATGGTGAGATCCCCCTTCCTGGTTGATGGCATAATGATAGTCCATAAACCGGTGAATATGACATCGTTTGAAGTGGTGCGGCGAGTCAAACAGTGGCTCAAGCCTAAAAAAATTGGTCATGGGGGAACTCTTGATCCTTTTGCTGAAGGACTTTTGGTGCTTCTCATAAATAGCGGCACGAAAATTGCCGATCAATTTTTAGATGATGATAAAGTTTATGAATTTACTCTGCTTTTTGGCCACGAAACAGACACTCTGGATCGCACAGGCAAAACTGTTTACTTCTATGACGGTCCACCTGTGGATCAACAGAAACTTGAAGAAGCTTTACAAAAATTCAAAGGCACCTTCTTGCAAAAGATCCCGGCCTATGCGGCAGCGAGAGTCAAGGGAGAAAGGCTGTATAAGCTGGCAAGAAAGGGAATAACAGTGGAAGCTCCACTTAAGGAAGTAACTGTATATGAACTGGAACTACTTCAGCATGAATGGCCTAGAGCTAAACTAAGAGCGAGATGTTCCAAAGGCACCTACGTGCGCCAGCTAGGAGCTGATATCGCCAGAACCTTAGGCTGCTACGGAACGTTGGAACATTTGGTCAGGACACAAAGCGGGCGATTTTCTCTAAAAGACGCCTGGACTCTAGAAGAGATCAAAGAAAACATTGAAGCCGGAAACATTCACAGGCTTATCATAAATCTTGCCGACGCTTTAGATCATCTGCCTGCTTTGTCAATAGAGGATGAAGATATTGAACGACTTAAACACGGTCAGATCCGTAAAAATCTTGAAATCAAAGCAGAAGGACTGGCAAATCCTGACAACATACCTGTCAGGATATTAAACACATCAGGGGACACCTTGCTAGCCTTATGGTGGCCCAGGCAAACAAACAATCAAAGACGTCAATTAAAAGTATTAGTGTAACTTCCATGTGAAAGGAGGAAGAAACCGTGACATTGACCCCAGAAAGGAAAAAGGAAATCATCGAAACATTCAAAATTCACCCAACTGATACAGGATCTCCAGAAGTCCAGATCGCTCTTCTGACTGAAAGGATCCGGTATCTTACCGAACATTTCAAAGTTCACAAAAAAGACTATCACTCAAGACGAGGGCTCCTTAAGCTAGTCGGCCAGAGAAGAAAGCTCTTGAATTACCTTAAATCACGAGACATGAATCGTTACCTAAGCCTTATCGATCGATTGGGATTGAGAGGCTAAACAGAAAAAATTTAGACTCAAAGCTTAAAGGAGCATAAACAAGGTATGAACACAGCAAGTATTGCTGTATCGGCAGAGGTAGGGAGTCGAATCCTTACCATAGAAACCGGGCACGTTGCCCGACAGGCAAGCGGTGCAGTATGGATTCGATATGGTGACACGGTGGTTTTGGTCGCGGCGGTTCGAGATGAAAAAACAAGAGAAGGGGTGGATTTCGTCCCGCTCATGGTTGATTATCAGGAAATGAGTTACGCGGCTGGGAAAATCCCTGGTGGATTCTTCCGCCGTGAAATCGGACGTCCCAGTGAAAAAGAGGTGCTCACGTCGCGACTTATTGACCGCCCCATAAGACCGCTCTTTCCAAAGGGCTACAGCCACGACATTCAAATTATAGCTACCGTTCTATCAGTCGATCAGGAAAATGAACCAGATGTGCTAGCTATAACTGGCGCCTCGGCAGCTCTCCACATTTCGGACATTCCTTTCCTGGGTCCCATAGGGGCGGTAAGGATAGGAAGAGTTGACGGAAATTTTGTTATTAATCCGAGCATAGAACAACTCAGTAAGAGCGATATCAATCTGGTAGTGGCTGGCACAAAAGAAGCTATCGTTATGGTAGAAGGTGGAGCGCACTATGTGCCAGAAGAAGACCTGCTGGAAGCTCTGGAACTGGCTCATAAAGCCATTCAACCCATGATTGACATTCAGGAAGAGCTTCGACAAAAGATAGGGCATCCTAAACAAACTTGTATTGTCTCTGAAAAGCCCCAAGAACTGGTGGAAGCAGTAAAGGCTATAGCTTTGGAATCGATTCGAGAAGTAATGACTACGCCTGAAAAGATGCTTCGGAAGGAAAAAAAGAAAGCTCTTCACGAACAGGTTGTATCTTCGCTGGCTGAAAGTTATCCCGATTCTCAGAAAGAGATCGAAGAGATCCTTGAAGAGTTGGAGCGGGATGTGGTGCGAAAGATGATGGTTGATGAAGGGCGACGTATTGATGGACGTGGAATGAGCGACATCAGGCCTATTGAAATTGCGGTAGGCGTTCTGCCTCGAACCCATGGTTCAGCCATATTCCGTCGCGGGGAGACTCAAGTCCTGGCCGTGACAACTCTAGGTTCTTCGTCCGATGAGCAAAAAATAGAAGCTCTTACAGGGGAAACCTTCAAGTCATTCATGCTCCATTACAACTTTCCGCCTTTCTGTGTAGGCGAAGTCAAGCCTCTACGAGGACCCAGCAGGCGTGAGATTGGACATGGAGCTCTAGCCGAAAGAGCCGTGCAGCCCATTCTTCCTGACTCCGAAACTTTTCCCTACACCATTAGAGTTGTTTCGGAAGTGCTGGAATCGAACGGCTCTAGCTCAATGGCCACTGTCTGCGGCGCTACTCTTTCTCTTATGGACGCCGGAGTTCCTGTAAAAGACATGGTTGCAGGTATTGCCATGGGGCTAGTTAAGGAAGGCGACAAAGTAGCTATTCTAACCGATATAATTGGGGATGAGGATCATCTCGGTGATATGGACTTCAAGGTAACAGGCAATGACCGAGGTGTAACGGCTCTCCAGATGGACATTAAGATTTCTGGCATTACTAGAGAAATTATGCGGAAAGCTCTTGAGGAAGCCAGAAGAGCCCGACTCGCTATTCTCGAAAAGATGCGCTCGGTTATAAGCGCTCCAAGGCCAGAGCTTTCCCCTTACGCTCCAAGAGTAGCCGTTACTCAGATCCCCACTGAAAAAATCAGGGATCTGATCGGACCAGGTGGTAAAGTAATCAAACAGATCATAGCGGAGACGGGAACCAAGATAGATGTTGGAGAAGATGGGCGAGTGGTTATCATGGGTTTGAATCCCGAAGCCTGTCAGAAGGCTTTAGACAGGGTCAAGCTAATAATGCTGGAGCCAGAGGTCGGACAAATCTACACGGCAAAGATCACAAGAATTACTGACTTTGGTGCTTTTGCTGAAATTCGCCCAAATCTTGAAGGCCTTATTCACATTTCTCAGCTTGATACCAGGCGAGTCAAAAATGTAAGCGACGTAGTAAAAGAAGGCGATGAGGTGCTTGTTAAAGTTATAGAAATTGATAAGGATGGGCGGTTCAAGCTGAGTAGAAAAGCTGTTATGGAGCAAGTCACATCAGAACATCGACACCATCAACCAAGAAAACGTTAGGAAACTATGGCGGAAAAAACGGTTCTTCCAAGCGGCATTCGTGTAGTTACAGAAAAGATTCCTTTTTCCCATGTAGTATCCGTTGGATTCTGGATCAATGCTGGTTCCAGAGATGAGGAACCAGCGAGAGAAGGAATCACCCATTTTCTAGAACACATGCTATTCAAAGGAACCAAGCGGCGAACAACTAAAGAAATTGCCAAAGAACTGGACGCTCTTGGGGGATACTCCAACGCATTCACAACCAAGGAAAATCTTTGTATATACGGCAAGGTGCTGGATAAGCACCTGCCAAGACTTATAGATGTCTTTCAGGATATTCTCCTTGAGTCTTGTTTTGATTCAGAAGAGTTAGACCGTGAGCGACAGGTTATAATTCAAGAAATCAACATGATCGAAGACTCACCCGAAGACTATATTCATACGCTCTTTTGCGAAAAATTCTGGGCAGGTCATCCCCTTGGACATCCTGTATGTGGCTATAAATCTTCGGTTCTGTCTATGAGTAGAGAAGACCTGCTAAGTTTCAAAGACAGCATAATCCATCCTGAACAGCTAGTAATAACTGCCGCAGGAAATGTGGATCATGATCAGTTCATCGGTTTGGTAGAGCCGGCTTTAGGTAATCTCAAGCCTAACGGTCAGAGTCGCACTCAAAGATCCTGCCCAAAACGCAATGTATTCCGGGAAGCTATTTTCAAAAAACTCGAACAACTCCATATTTGCATCGGCACTCAGGGTGTTTCTCTGAAGGATCCATCACGGTTCCTGGCTTACGTCTTCAATATGGTTTTGGGAAATAGTATGAGCAGTCGTCTTTTTCAAGAAGTGCGAGAAAAGCGGGGACTTGCTTATTCCATTTATTCTTTCCTTAACATTTACGAAGATACCGGAATGTTTGGTATTTACGCCGCTGTAGAACCATCCAAAGCCGATGAATTACTCCAGGTTGTTATAAATGAACTGGAAAAAATCAGAAGTAATGGAATCAGCGAAAGTGAACTCTCCAGAGCAAAGGATTGCTTTGTGGGAAGCCTTTATTTGAACATGGATGGGACAGACGCTTACATGAATCGGCTTGCAAAAAATGAAATCGTTCATGGGCGGGATATACCTCCGGAAGAAATCGAGGCTCAAATTCTGGCGATATCGCTGGATGATATGAGTCAATGGTTAAGGTCTCTACCCCTTATTGACGATCTTTCCATGCTTTTACTCGGACCTATAAGAAACAAAGATTTTGATAAATTAATTCGCCTACTGCAGTCCTGATAGGAATTTCTGGAATGGAATCAACCTGTTATAAAAAGGTTTAATTTATGGGAACACTTTGTTTCCAGGTTTTGTCAAGTGGATCATCCGGAAACGCCTGTCTCGTATGGACAAACAACACCTGTATCCTCATAGATGCAGGGCTTTCTGTTAAAGCCCTTAAAGAAAGAATGAAAACGTCATCTATAGATCCATCTCAACTTGATGCCGTTGTGGTTTCTCATGAACACTACGACCATGTGCGTGGACTCGGTCCCCTAAGCCGTATGTATAATCTGGAAGTCTATATTTCACCGGAAACATTTCAAAGCCTTCCTGCCAAGACCAACAATATTCCAAGAAAAAGGTTTTTTACGCGAGGCAAACCCTTTGAAATTGGGGACTTAACTATTCTTCCCTTTGCTCTTCCTCACGATGCTTCAGATCCCACCGGTTTTGTTATCGCCAATGGGATCACCAGACTTGCTATATGCACCGACCTTGGAACGCCTACAAACCTCGTAAAATCCTGCATCAGCAAGTGTCAGGCAATTATTCTAGAATCCAATCACGACGTTGAAATGCTCCAAAACGGTCCCTACCCTATCCACCTCAAGCAACGCATAAGAAGTCGAGTCGGTCATCTTTCAAACGATCAGGCATTAGAACTGTGCCGTGAAATTTCCCACCAGGAACTAGAAGTGCTGTGTTTGGCTCACCTTAGCAAAATTAATAATTCGAAGGATCTCGTGATGAACAACATAGTATCAACTCTTCGGAATCAACCTCAGTGGCGTTGTGTTCAGTTTTTCATTGCAGAACAGGATGAACCTCTAGCTGCCATAAAGCTTTAGGACCTTTCAGATTATGGAACAACATTCCCGAAGGTTTATTTATTGTGATTGTTTCTCTGGCGCCAGTGGGGATATGTTTCTTGGTGCATTGTTAGATTTAGGAGCGTCTCTAGATAACGTCAATGATGCTCTTGGAAATCTTTTGAACGGTGCTGTGGAAGTTGAAATCCGGAAAGAAAGGCGAGGAAGCCTCTGGGGAACGAGAGCGCTCGTAAGAATCAAAAACTCTTCTCAACAACACCACAGAACCTATCGTTCCATACAAGTTCTACTCGAGAAAAGTTCACTTCCTGACTGGGTCATATCAAAAGCAATAGAGATTTTTAGAATCATAGCCGAAGTTGAAAGCTCCATTCATAATACGTCCTTAGAAGACGTTCACTTTCACGAAGTGGGCGCTTTGGATTCAATAGCGGATATTGTGGGAAGCTTAATGGCTCTATTCAACCTTGGAATCTACGAACTAAAATCTTCACCTCTACCTATGAACACAACCGGAACAATAATGACAGAACACGGCATCATACCTCTTCCCGCACCAGCGACACTGGATATTCTAAAAGGCGTTCCGGTTTATGGAGTAGAAACAACTCGAGAACTCGTTACCCCAACTGGAGCCGCCATTCTAAGGGCTCTTTCTACACATTTTGGTCCTATTCCACCATGTAAAATCGAGCGAATTGGTTACGGCGTGGGAAGTCATCCAGCTTCTCATCCACCGAATATGTTAAGATTGCTTATAGCATCACCCACTTGCGCCAGAATAGCGGAAGAACTCGTGGTTATAGAAGCCAATATTGACGATATGCCTCCGGAATTATACGAACACGCAATGGAAAAACTTTTTACTTGCGGTGCCATGGATGTATGGTTGACTCCTATCATCATGAAGAAAAACCGACCTGCTGCAACTATTTCTGTGCTTTGCCCACCTGCTCTGAAAGACATCTTGGAAAATATTCTGTTTTTGGAAACCACGACGGCGGGAGTAAGGACTTACAGTATCTCCAGAATTGCTTTGAACCGCAGAGAAGGCTCTATCAACACCCCCTGGGGAGATGTAAAAGTGAAAGTCTTTGATGAACCAGACGGTTCGAAGCGGCTTGTGCCCGAATACGAATCATGCCGAGAGATTTCAAAACGTTACGGAATCCCGATCTTAAAAATCTATTCATACTGTTTTTCTAGATCTCCGGAAGATGTCAAATAATCGGGACAGGGGCGTTCAGTTTGATCGATCCCCTCCCACACCACCCGGCATGCGGGTCCGAACCGGGCAGTTCGAGAAGTTGAGCAGGCAGCTACTACGGCATCTGCTGACTTCTCGCTCTGGCTCTCCACCGTCACCCTTTCAGGCACATGTAGGGGCGACGCATGCGTCGCCCTAAGTAAGGACTTAAAAAAGCAGTTCTTATGGAATTTCCTGGATCAAGATTCCAGCTTTGTGTTCTTCACGCCATAAAGGGAGCTTTGAGAAAGGAAGCCCCTTCCAAACCCTCCCCGTCAAAGGGGAGGGAGAGGAAGTCCCCCCGTTGACGGGGGGATTTGGGGGGTAACAGAGCATCAAACCGGGAAGAAGCCAGGCAGGCTCTTATTGAGTTCAAGGAAAGATGGAGAAAAATATATCCTGAGGTAGTAAAAAGGTGGGAAGAGAATTTTAACAGCCTCACTACCTTTATGGATTATCCTCAGAAAATCAGGAGATTCATTTACACTACCAATCAATTGGAAAGGCTTATGAAGGAAATCAAAAGAAGAAGCAAGGTTATAGAGGTTTTTTCTGAGCCAGAGGCTGTTTACAAAGTGGTTTATCTGGGTATTACTGAATATGAACGAAAGGTACAGTCAGAAAAGCTTATCAGGATTCCGGGAAGCCATTTCTAAACTCAGGAAAGCCTCTTCCCCTGCAGACACACTTGACTAAACACTATGAACATGGGCGATCTTACGCCTTATTGTCCAGCGCTTGCCATATACCAAACTCTTTCACTTCAAAATCAAGCATTTCTCGCACTAAGCTTCCAGGGGTAAAACAGATGCCGCTAAACGAGACATGCTGACCGACATGACGACGACGGGGATTGTCTGATCGCCACTCACGGCCTACTAATGGCTCTACGTCACCGGCGACCGGCAGGTCTGCGGTCAGAGTGTGAGCTAGCAAGCGTCCATCAGCTGGCGAGTGGATAATTGGAACATCACCCCCTCCTTCAAATGTAGCTAAGCCGTCAAAAATACGTTCATCAGCAGACAGCTCAGCAATCACCAATTCGACATCTCCCCAACCATACCCGCGCTCGCCGCCCATTTGCAGCCGCTTGAGAGCCGACTGCCAATTCAAAGTACAACCATCTCTTTCAAACACATAGCCTCTTAGAAATACCGCTTCACCGGTATCTAACGTGTTAGGAGAGATGAACTCAACCTCGTGCAACGTTCCCTCCGCGGCGGATTGCTGTGGATAGGAGAGAGCGGTCCCCTGATAGCTGCTGAGAAAGCGGCGGCGAAAAGTGGTTTCGTTCTCCCACGGCCACGCCACCCGGTAGGCATCTTCCGATCTCAGTGCCGGGTAGAAATAGGTAAAGGCCAAATCCCGATGGACTTGACCTCCAATCCTCCGGTAATCTTGCAAGTTAGTCGCTGGGCCATGACCTTGGACCGCATCGCGCGTCAGGCGCATCGTCAGCGCGCCCCACAGTGCGCGGCCGGTGACGTAAGGACGGGCGCATTGCAAGTTGCCGATCTTTCCCCAACCAACGTGCATGGGGGTGCGGAGGCGAAAGATTACCTCGTAGGCCTGCCAAGTCATAATACCCTCCTCAACTGCGCGCTTTGGCCCCATAGCGGGCGTAGATCAGCATCTGTTCCAGGGTCTCTTTAACCAGCAGCAAGCGTTCCAGGTCAACTGTCACTTTGTCGCTGATATGGCGCAACACCTTCTCGGCGCTGCTATCTTCGGGTTTGCCCCAGCCAAAGTTCAGTCCAGCCAGTAAATTAAGCATCTCTTCGACCACCACGCGGCCGTTTTCCTTTTCTTTCGCAAACAGGTAGAGAAAGCAAGCATAGACACCGTTCTCCTGAAGCACGCCCAAGGCTTTGGTAACGGTATTGTCCACGTCGCTGGCCTTTTTATCCGCCGTGCTGTTAATAATCGCTTGTGCATGCTTTGCCGCCAGCCGATCCAGGTTGAGTTGTGTGGTGTTGCTCATTTTCATTTCTCCTTGCCATAGGCTTGTTCCAGAGGCTCGCCAACAATAGCCAACCGACCAAAGCCGCGCGTGCCCATGCCACCCACGCCCAGCCATTCGATCATCTGCAATCCGGCTTTCACGACCTGCAACGGACCAGACCACTGCTGATTGCCGGGCAATACGTTTCCTTTTGCGGTTTTCTTCTGACAGTGTTGAGATAGTGGCCAGGCATCACGATAATCATCCAGAACCACCTCCATCGTCAGAAAGGTGGCACGAGGCAGCGCCTCGTAGGTGAACAGGGCCTTGTCTTCCGCTGCGCCTCTCTCTGGGTCTATGGCCACCGATGTGCGAACTTCCAGGTTGCTGTTGACTACTTGACTGAAGAACGCGTCTTGTACCAGAACGATGTGGCTGGCCACTGCCTTCCAGCGTTCTTGATCCTTCCATTTGTCCGGCGCACCCACAGTAACTTTGCCGGCCACATTGACCATCAGCCAGCCCAGATTGAGCGCATTTGTCCGTTCCCAGGTTAAAAAGGCTTCGCCGAAATTGGGTTCTTGAGCAAGGTCTTGCTCGCCCTTTTTAACGCTAAAGCCGGCGTCTTTCAACCGACCCCAAGTTGTCACCCACACCGGTCCGGCCATCGAATGGACTGGAAAGAGCAGCACGTGGGCGTCAAAGACGTTGACCACGCCAGAATAGGCTGTCGTTTTTTCCTCGTCGCCACTTTTGTCTTTCTTAATATAGCCAAAGGTATAGCAGACCGGGTTTTTATCCGGTTCCTTCACTTTGTCTTGACTCTGCCCAGCGGCTTCGGGGGTCTCGTAGAGCTGGGCTGCGTAAGAGCGGGCTGGTGCCCGGGATTTTGGGAATGCGCGTGCCAGGTTCCCGCACGATGCTGTTGTCTACCCGCCCCAGACGGTAGCCGCCGGTACCGATGTGGACCGGATCGGTGGTCATAAGCAAGTAGCGTTGTCGTTTGTAGGTTGCCATCTATGCCTCCTTATTCTTTCAGGATTTCCATATGCAATTCGGCCAGGTCGGTCAACTCTCCGCGGACGCCGGCCTGGATGAGTTTTTCTTGCCATTCAGTAGGGAATTTCTGCCATTCCCACTGGGCACCGGCTAAAGTGTCGGCCACGAATTGTCGGAAGACGTCGTCTTTGGTAGACGCGCCACCGGCATCCTGCCCGTACCACATCTCGCGGGTAGCTTCGATGGTGCGGATCACCTGGTGACGTTGGGTTTTGGTCAGACGCTTCATGCAGTTCCACAGACCCTCCAGCCGGTCCAGGTCTTCCAGGTAGTAAGGTCGGGTGCGGCGGGGCCGTCGGCCTTCCTCGTCGTAATGGATTTCAAAGCGGCGGGCGGTGGTGTCGAGGAATTCGAAGTCGAAGGTGGAAGGCCAGACATAAATCACCTCCCCTTCGCGCAGATCGCCAGCGTGGACAATCCAACACGCTTCAGCCGGCCAGTCAATCTTGACTGCACGCCGCTGTGCGTCATCCACCTTCTTGTCGTCGCCTCTCGTATCCAAAAAAATGTAAGGATACCACTGGTCCTCAGTCATTCCGTCATTCATCCGCAATGGAATGCGCCACCGTATTTGATGACCGTTACGCTTGATATCCAAGGTTACTTCTGAAGACTGTCCGTTGACCGACGATTCGATCGTCCATCGTTGTGCCATCGTCCGACAATCAAGCATCGCTCGGCCGGCATCCAAAACGGCGCGGATAGGAGTTCGGCGGCTGGCGTATACAACGCCCAAGTGTATTGGTAAGCGATCACGCACTTTTCCCATCTCTCGCTCGTATTTTTCTTTAATGTTGCGTAAAACATCAAGGGATTTGTCGGCAGATACGATGATCATAAAGGTCTGCGGCTCTGCAAGGATGGGAATGAGAGTAGCATAAGCATCTTGTTGATATTCCACTTGAACAATGTGAACGCATGCAAGTAGATTTCTGTTGCTCTGCCTTGTTCCAGCGTCTGGATTCCGCAAAACAGGCCGGCAGCCATTGGCGACAAATTCTTTTTGCAAGTACTCTTCGACAAAAATAGCCGCTGTTGCCGGATCGCCGTATATCGCTGGTTCAGCACCCAACTGGTGGGCGATGTATCCGAGATTGTCGGCGCTGAGGAGATAACCGGCGGCATCGTCATTCCGGGCCGGGATCCAAACCACGCTCAGATTGGTTACACCCAGCACAAGGTCGTAAACGTGGAAAGGCCCCAAGTCCGGTACAGAGTCAAGGAA
This genomic interval from Thermodesulforhabdaceae bacterium contains the following:
- a CDS encoding DUF503 domain-containing protein, translating into MAMTVGISRITLIIPEGMSLKSKRKVVKSLVERCRNRFNASVAEVDDHDLYQKTTLAIAVVGKDGRTVNTILDKITEYVDSLKLAEIIDQEIELIHY
- the rbfA gene encoding 30S ribosome-binding factor RbfA, which produces MRKYPRKLRVADLIKEEIAEILHRKVKDPRIQGITVTEVRMTDDLKEATVFYCETFHKSDRAELKVAMESAAGFIRRELAERIHLRSIPRLSFVYDDSFDHSERIGWILNSLKSKDEQGQL
- a CDS encoding bifunctional oligoribonuclease/PAP phosphatase NrnA gives rise to the protein MMLTLPKNQAHNQLRFAMSQDDEANIKKVADVLENGKFYLLVTHFNPDGDAVGSMLALQAVLKGMGKKVKSYCESGIPPTFRFLEGAQEVTNDPEEISHLEVDTVVFLDCGSIDRGGKKLLNFLDSSKLVVNIDHHVHEHPFGDVFWVKSSASSTCEMLFDIFHFMNISLTPPVSTCLYTGILTDTGSFQFSNTSQKVLEIAASLASSGAAPHKIAQQIFESCSPQKLLLLGKVLETLRYHKNYSIATARLTRKMLSETGASVHDGEGFVNMLRQVATVKVAVLFREDENGLIHVGLRSKGSVDVARFARQFGGGGHINASACRIDGQIDQVEAVIIPSLESYIDESEQSEGK
- the truB gene encoding tRNA pseudouridine(55) synthase TruB, with amino-acid sequence MMVRSPFLVDGIMIVHKPVNMTSFEVVRRVKQWLKPKKIGHGGTLDPFAEGLLVLLINSGTKIADQFLDDDKVYEFTLLFGHETDTLDRTGKTVYFYDGPPVDQQKLEEALQKFKGTFLQKIPAYAAARVKGERLYKLARKGITVEAPLKEVTVYELELLQHEWPRAKLRARCSKGTYVRQLGADIARTLGCYGTLEHLVRTQSGRFSLKDAWTLEEIKENIEAGNIHRLIINLADALDHLPALSIEDEDIERLKHGQIRKNLEIKAEGLANPDNIPVRILNTSGDTLLALWWPRQTNNQRRQLKVLV
- the rpsO gene encoding 30S ribosomal protein S15; amino-acid sequence: MTLTPERKKEIIETFKIHPTDTGSPEVQIALLTERIRYLTEHFKVHKKDYHSRRGLLKLVGQRRKLLNYLKSRDMNRYLSLIDRLGLRG
- the pnp gene encoding polyribonucleotide nucleotidyltransferase — encoded protein: MNTASIAVSAEVGSRILTIETGHVARQASGAVWIRYGDTVVLVAAVRDEKTREGVDFVPLMVDYQEMSYAAGKIPGGFFRREIGRPSEKEVLTSRLIDRPIRPLFPKGYSHDIQIIATVLSVDQENEPDVLAITGASAALHISDIPFLGPIGAVRIGRVDGNFVINPSIEQLSKSDINLVVAGTKEAIVMVEGGAHYVPEEDLLEALELAHKAIQPMIDIQEELRQKIGHPKQTCIVSEKPQELVEAVKAIALESIREVMTTPEKMLRKEKKKALHEQVVSSLAESYPDSQKEIEEILEELERDVVRKMMVDEGRRIDGRGMSDIRPIEIAVGVLPRTHGSAIFRRGETQVLAVTTLGSSSDEQKIEALTGETFKSFMLHYNFPPFCVGEVKPLRGPSRREIGHGALAERAVQPILPDSETFPYTIRVVSEVLESNGSSSMATVCGATLSLMDAGVPVKDMVAGIAMGLVKEGDKVAILTDIIGDEDHLGDMDFKVTGNDRGVTALQMDIKISGITREIMRKALEEARRARLAILEKMRSVISAPRPELSPYAPRVAVTQIPTEKIRDLIGPGGKVIKQIIAETGTKIDVGEDGRVVIMGLNPEACQKALDRVKLIMLEPEVGQIYTAKITRITDFGAFAEIRPNLEGLIHISQLDTRRVKNVSDVVKEGDEVLVKVIEIDKDGRFKLSRKAVMEQVTSEHRHHQPRKR
- a CDS encoding pitrilysin family protein, whose translation is MAEKTVLPSGIRVVTEKIPFSHVVSVGFWINAGSRDEEPAREGITHFLEHMLFKGTKRRTTKEIAKELDALGGYSNAFTTKENLCIYGKVLDKHLPRLIDVFQDILLESCFDSEELDRERQVIIQEINMIEDSPEDYIHTLFCEKFWAGHPLGHPVCGYKSSVLSMSREDLLSFKDSIIHPEQLVITAAGNVDHDQFIGLVEPALGNLKPNGQSRTQRSCPKRNVFREAIFKKLEQLHICIGTQGVSLKDPSRFLAYVFNMVLGNSMSSRLFQEVREKRGLAYSIYSFLNIYEDTGMFGIYAAVEPSKADELLQVVINELEKIRSNGISESELSRAKDCFVGSLYLNMDGTDAYMNRLAKNEIVHGRDIPPEEIEAQILAISLDDMSQWLRSLPLIDDLSMLLLGPIRNKDFDKLIRLLQS
- a CDS encoding MBL fold metallo-hydrolase, whose translation is MGTLCFQVLSSGSSGNACLVWTNNTCILIDAGLSVKALKERMKTSSIDPSQLDAVVVSHEHYDHVRGLGPLSRMYNLEVYISPETFQSLPAKTNNIPRKRFFTRGKPFEIGDLTILPFALPHDASDPTGFVIANGITRLAICTDLGTPTNLVKSCISKCQAIILESNHDVEMLQNGPYPIHLKQRIRSRVGHLSNDQALELCREISHQELEVLCLAHLSKINNSKDLVMNNIVSTLRNQPQWRCVQFFIAEQDEPLAAIKL